In the genome of Mesosutterella faecium, the window GGCGGCGAGCATCTGTCCCTTCACCGAGCGCGGCGAAGACAGGAACCCGTGGAGATAAAGGGTGGTCACTTCGCGCTCTCCCGGGCCTTGAGCGCGGCCAGAAGCCGGCCGTGGATGCCGCCGAACCCGCCGTTGCTCATCACAAGCATCCGGTCGCCGGGCTTTGACCAGGCGACCGCCTCCCGCACGAGGGGCTCGAGGTCGTGGTACACGTGCGCCTTCTCTCCGAGCGGCGCGAGCGCCTCGGCCACGTCCCAGCGCACGGCGGGCCCCGCGTAGCAGTAGACCTGGTCCGCGTCGGAGAGCGACCCCGGCAGCTGCGCGCGCAGCGTCCCCATCTTCATCGTGTTCGAGCGCGGCTCGAGGATCGCGATGAGGCGCCCCGAGCCCCGGCCCATCCGTCCCCTGAGCGCGGCGATCGTCTCGCGGATGGCGGTCGGGTGATGCGCGAAGTCATCGATCACGACGACCCCGTGCTCCGTGCCCTTCACCTCGAGCCGGCGCTTCACCCCGGCGAACTGCGGCATCGCCTCGAGCGCCTCGCGCGGCGAGACGCCGGCGCTGCGCGCCGCGGCAAGGGCCGCGAGCGTATTGAGCGCGTTGTGCCGCCCGAGCAGCGGCGAGTGCAGCACCCCGAGGCTCTCGCCGCGCAGGGCCACCTCCCCGTCCTCGGAAATCGTCCACCCGGAGGGATCGTCAAACCACTCGAGGCGGCTCCAGCAGCCCATGCCGATCACCTTCTTCAGGGTCTCGGAGCGGCCGTTGGCCACGATGAGCGCGTTGGAGGCCATGGTGCGCACGAGGTGGTGGAAGCTCTTTTCGATCGCCTCGACGCTGTCGAAGATGTCCGCGTGGTCGTACTCGAGGTTGTTGAGGACCGCGGTCTTCGGCCTGTAGTGGACGAACTTGCTGCGCTTGTCGAAAAAGCAGGTGTCGTACTCGTCGCCCTCGATGACGAAATAGGGGCTCTGCGGGCTGAGCCGGGCGCTGTGCCCGAAATTGCCGGGCACTCCGCCGATCAGAAACCCGGGCTTCTTTCCGGCCGACTCCAGCATCCAGGCGAGGATCGAGCTCGTCGTGGTCTTGCCGTGGGTGCCCGCCACGGTGAGCACGTGCCGTCCCTGCAGGATGTGCTCGCTGATCCACTGCGGCCCCGAGGTGTAGGGCAGCCCCGCGTCCAGGATCGCCTCGAGCAGCGGGTTGCCGCGCGAGATGGCGTTTCCGATCACCCAGAGGTCGGGCTTTACGGCGAGCTGATCCGCGCCGTAGCCTTCGTAGAGGCGGATGCCCGCCTCCCTGAGCTGATCGCTCATCGGGGGATAGACGCCTGCGTCGCAGCCGGTCACGGTGTGGCCGGCCTGTGCGGCGAGCTGCGCCACGCCGCCCATGAAGGTTCCGCAGATGCCGAGGATGTGGATGTGCATGTTGACTCCCAAAGCTGCCGGCCGGCGTGCGGCGCGCGTT includes:
- the mpl gene encoding UDP-N-acetylmuramate:L-alanyl-gamma-D-glutamyl-meso-diaminopimelate ligase; protein product: MHIHILGICGTFMGGVAQLAAQAGHTVTGCDAGVYPPMSDQLREAGIRLYEGYGADQLAVKPDLWVIGNAISRGNPLLEAILDAGLPYTSGPQWISEHILQGRHVLTVAGTHGKTTTSSILAWMLESAGKKPGFLIGGVPGNFGHSARLSPQSPYFVIEGDEYDTCFFDKRSKFVHYRPKTAVLNNLEYDHADIFDSVEAIEKSFHHLVRTMASNALIVANGRSETLKKVIGMGCWSRLEWFDDPSGWTISEDGEVALRGESLGVLHSPLLGRHNALNTLAALAAARSAGVSPREALEAMPQFAGVKRRLEVKGTEHGVVVIDDFAHHPTAIRETIAALRGRMGRGSGRLIAILEPRSNTMKMGTLRAQLPGSLSDADQVYCYAGPAVRWDVAEALAPLGEKAHVYHDLEPLVREAVAWSKPGDRMLVMSNGGFGGIHGRLLAALKARESAK